The genome window ACGCTAAAGTTAGATAGCAGAAGATAGCAGAACGAAAACAGTTGACTTGTGGTAGTCTTATTGGGACCAACCGACAGCCCacctattcacacacacagtatatgagTGGCAATATCTGTACTATAAGATGACTGTGCAGCGGTAGTTTGGGTCGGTGGACACGCTGGAGCCGTCTGTCTTGATTACAGTGGTCTTGGAGGAGTTCTGCTGCGAGCTCCTCAAGTCCTTCCTGTGACAGAGACGCTCGCGGTAGTTCTGAGCGAAGATGAGCAGCATCAGAGGGTTGATGCAGCTGTGGGAGTAACTCAGACAGATCGTGATGTTGTAGACATACACAAAGGTGTTGGTTGGCCTGTTGTTGCTCAAGTTAATCACCTGGATCACGTGATACGGGCTCCAGCACACCAGGAAGAGAGCAATGACCATCACCACGGTCTTGGTGGCGCGCTTCGCCCAGACAGACTGTTTACGCTTGACTCGGCGGATGGATCTGAAGACGtggtagagggtgagggagtagAAGGTGGAGATGATGATGAGAGGGAAGATGAAGCCCAGGATGGACTGGTAGAGAGTGTACCAGTACATGTCCTCAGGACCGTCCAGGAACATCATGCATATCTCCAAGTCGCTCTTCCTCACCACCATGGCGTAGATCATGACGGGCACGGTCAGCAGGAAGCTGCCGACCCACACcaggatgttgatgatgatggtcCACTGGATGGTCCGCTTCTCTGAGGAGGGGTGGACGATGGCAATGTATCTAGAAACAAAGAGACACATCAGTTAGGgaccaggggttagaggtcagggaggtcacggagcaccattaaatccattattaaaacatttaaaaattatGGCACCACAATAAACCTACCAAGAGAGAGCCGCCCACCAaatctcacggaccaggcaaggagggcattaatcagagagtcaacaaagagaccaaagataaccctgaaggagctgcaaagctccacagcggagattggagtatctgttcatAAAAcaactttaagccatacactccacagagctgggctttacggaagagtggccagaaggaaaagccattgcttaaagaaaagaataagcaaacacgtttggtgttcaccaaaaggcatgtgggagactccccaaatatatggaagaaggtactctggtcagataagactaaaatgtagctttttggccatcaaggaataTGCTATGTCTGgctcaaacccaacacctctcatcaccccgagaacaccatcccgatgtttttcatcggcagggactttgaaactggtcagaattggactgatggatggcgctaaatacagggaaattcttgagggaaacctgcaTACTGCTAAAGttacacttgagtggtttaaggggaatcATTTACAGCCATACAGAACATACATTTCTGAGCACCTCTCAGACGTATGGTTTGAACTAATAGTTACTGTAGACAGTAAAGGACAAAGGATAAGTAAAGGACAATAGGGAGGTTGGTTGGGGAGGACGGGTGGGTGTACACTATGACCATCTAGCATGTTCGAGACACGTCagggacaactgtagcattttttGTTTGGTTTCATgacatccaattggtagttacagtcttgtcccatcgtggcaactcctgtacggactcaggagaggcgaatgTTGAGAGCCATGCGACCTCCGAAAAACGACCCCACCAAGCCacactgcccgcttaacccggaggccagccgcactaatgtgtcggaggaaacactgtacagcttTCGCCCGAAGTCAGCATTCATGCACCCGGCCACCACAAGGAATCGCAAGAGTGTGATGGAACAAGGACATCAcaaccagccaaaccctcccctaacccggacgacactgggacaattgtgcgccaccacatgggtctcccggtcacggtcgGGTGCGtcacagcccgggattgaacctgGATCGGTAGTGACGCCTATAGCACTGcgattcagtgccttagaccgctgcgccactcgggaggccacccTTCCCtttattctaaccttaacccatttCACCTAACCTGCTAAGGTTAGGAAAACAGATTATCGTTGTGAAGAGAAACAGATTATAGAAAGCAGATTATTGTTGTAAAGGGAAACAGATTATAGAAAACAGATTATTGTATTCAGGGCTGTGAGTGTGTTGTAAAGGGAAACAGATTATAGAAAACAGATTATTGTATTCAGGGATGTGAGTGTTTTGTGAAGAGATACAGTAGATGTACTTGAGTTCATGTGTATGTGCAGAAAAATGTGTATATTATGGGttgtcatgtgtttgtgtgtgtgtgtgtgtgtgtgtgtgtgtgtgtgtgtgtgtgtgtgtgtgtgtgtgtgtgtgtgtgtgtgtgtgtgtgtgtgtgtgtgtgtgtgtgtgtgtgtgtgtgtgtgtgtgtgtactcgcgTGTGTTTATGCACAATGTGATACTGAGTGAGATTTCATTTGGTATTTGCCATAGTGTTCATTGAAACCCAGTGTGATAATGTGATGTTCCAATCTTAGTACACACACGATGTGTCTGCGATGTCTGAACGTGTAACAACAGAACAGAGATGTTGAATCAGTCAAAACAAGTCCGAGTACTGCCGCTCCATGAATGTGAACGTCCAGAGTAGAGGGGATGGAGACAGAAACCGTGTTCCCCAAAATAGCACAAATATCTCTACACGGGTCATTCAGGAGACTCCACTGTGAGGATTATTTAGTTTTTTCTTCAGTAACAACCATCACTTTTTAcccagtccagtctagtccagaCAGAGGCATGTGTATGTCATGTGTATGTCATGTGTATGTCATGTGTATGTCATGTGTATGTCATGTGTATGTCATGTGTATTTCATGTGTATGTCATGTGAATACACAGACAGAAAAAACGCCATAACTAGATAGTATTTGTCTACCGGTATTTGTcatcccattatttctatttctactttgcacattcttccactgcaaatctaccattccagtgttttacttgctatattgtatttacttcgccaccgtggccttttttttgccttcacctcccttatctcacctcatttgctcacattgtatatagacttatttttctactgtattattgactgtatgtttgttttactccatgtgtaactctgtgttgtttgtatgtgtcgaactgctttgctttatcttggccaggtcgcagttgtaaatgagaacttgttctcaacttgcctacctggttaaataaaggtgaaataaaatttaaaataaaaaaaaatcccaagAAAAGCAAACAGTAATTAGTTAACTTGGAATAAAACGTTTTTTGTTtgaatatataatatattaataTAGCCTATTCATACAGTATTTCCCCCTGAGAGCAGTTAGAACTCTAATCATGATGTTACATTAAATAAATCTAATAATGTCATGAGGGAATCAGTTGGCTTCATCCTAAAAGCTTATTATTATTTCTTATCTTATTCTATATATAGTGCATTTTTCAACAGAGTCCTATACTGCCCTATCAAGAAAAAAAAGGTagtaactgctcatttggtcgAAAATAAGTTAATATAATTTTTGCTACATTAATATACATacttaatcatgtggacaagtatcctgcctttattgtattgtgttttggagaaaatgggggtcatgttagcagtaactacataaagttactgtgaaaaccaaggtaaataatttaaaaaaatctcagttccacgctatgagcagttactgccttttttgttgttgcttggtagggcagtatatgccctggtcagaagtagtgcactaccccctatgggccctggtcagaagtagttcactacccccctatgggccctggtcagaagtagtgcactaccccctatgggccctggtcaaaagtagtgcactattaagggaatagggtgccatttgggatgcaccccatGGCACTGGCATATGCCCAAGGTCATGGGTTGAATTCCTTCAAGGATCACATACTAAATGAATGAATGCACTCACTGTACTATAGGTGGCTTTTGGATGAAAACATCTGCAAAGTGGCATACCGTATactattataatataataacatttTAGGATTAATTGAGCTGGGAGCTGATAAAAGTCACATATAAGCTGTCATGAATACGTAAACAAAGTTAGACTGATGACTGGCGTACTGCTTGATGCACAACACGAAATCAAC of Salvelinus alpinus chromosome 4, SLU_Salpinus.1, whole genome shotgun sequence contains these proteins:
- the LOC139574659 gene encoding melanin-concentrating hormone receptor 2-like — protein: MIINSSDIFCNYKEVSNFANNSSCVNKTQSSPSFIDLATFMHIFPSIYGILCTIGVIANGLVIYAVATCKKKIVSDIYVLNLAIADMLFLLVMPFNIHQLVRDRQWVFGDFMCKAVVVVDVSNQFTTVGIVTVLCIDRYIAIVHPSSEKRTIQWTIIINILVWVGSFLLTVPVMIYAMVVRKSDLEICMMFLDGPEDMYWYTLYQSILGFIFPLIIISTFYSLTLYHVFRSIRRVKRKQSVWAKRATKTVVMVIALFLVCWSPYHVIQVINLSNNRPTNTFVYVYNITICLSYSHSCINPLMLLIFAQNYRERLCHRKDLRSSQQNSSKTTVIKTDGSSVSTDPNYRCTVIL